One segment of Nostoc flagelliforme CCNUN1 DNA contains the following:
- the rplD gene encoding 50S ribosomal protein L4, which translates to MVESVVKNWQGEQVGETTFELRVAKEETASHIVHRALVRQLTNARQGNASTKTRSEVRGGGRKPWRQKGTGRARAGSIRSPLWRGGGVIFGPKPRDFNLKLNRKERRLALRTAFVSRIEDLIVVEEFSTELSRPKTKELVAALARWGVVPESKSLLILSEIADTDNVYLSARNIENLKLIAADQLNVFDLLHADKIVVTASALEKIQEVYSA; encoded by the coding sequence ATGGTTGAAAGCGTAGTTAAAAATTGGCAAGGAGAACAGGTCGGCGAGACGACCTTCGAGTTGCGCGTTGCCAAGGAAGAAACAGCGTCTCATATTGTGCATCGCGCCTTAGTACGGCAATTGACTAATGCTCGTCAAGGAAATGCCAGTACAAAAACTCGTTCAGAAGTCAGAGGCGGTGGTCGTAAACCTTGGCGACAAAAAGGTACTGGTCGCGCTCGTGCAGGGTCTATTCGTTCGCCATTGTGGCGTGGTGGTGGTGTAATCTTTGGGCCAAAGCCTAGAGACTTCAACCTTAAGTTAAATCGCAAAGAGCGACGTTTAGCACTGCGGACAGCATTTGTCAGCCGCATTGAGGATTTGATTGTAGTAGAAGAATTTAGCACCGAGCTATCTCGCCCGAAGACTAAAGAATTAGTAGCAGCGCTTGCCCGTTGGGGAGTAGTACCAGAAAGCAAGTCACTGTTAATTTTGTCTGAAATTGCGGATACAGATAACGTTTATTTGTCAGCCCGCAACATTGAAAATTTAAAACTAATTGCAGCCGACCAGCTAAATGTTTTTGATTTACTGCACGCTGACAAAATTGTAGTTACGGCATCAGCCCTAGAAAAAATTCAGGAGGTCTACAGTGCCTAG
- a CDS encoding 50S ribosomal protein L23 translates to MPSFDPRDLADLVRRPIVTEKATILMEQNKYTFEVIPKASKPEIKAAIEDLFQVKVVKVNTTLPPRKKRRVGKFIGYKPQYKRAIVTVAPGDEDKIRQVLFPEV, encoded by the coding sequence GTGCCTAGCTTTGACCCCCGCGACCTTGCCGACTTAGTACGTCGCCCAATCGTCACCGAAAAAGCGACTATCTTGATGGAGCAGAATAAGTACACCTTTGAAGTAATTCCAAAGGCATCTAAGCCAGAAATCAAGGCTGCGATCGAAGACTTATTTCAGGTAAAGGTTGTAAAAGTTAACACCACCCTACCACCGCGTAAAAAGCGGCGCGTTGGTAAATTTATTGGTTATAAGCCCCAATATAAGCGAGCCATTGTTACCGTCGCACCTGGGGATGAAGACAAGATTAGACAAGTTCTATTCCCAGAAGTCTAG
- the rplB gene encoding 50S ribosomal protein L2: MGTRSYRPYTPSTRQVTVSDFAEITKTEPEKSLTTSKHRAKGRNNTGRITSRRRGGGHKQLYRIIDFKRDKHNIPAKVAAVEYDPNRNARIALLYYQDGEKRYILHPNGLKVGTIIISGPEAPFEDGNALPLSRIPLGTGVHNVELTPGKGGQIVRAAGASAQVVAKEGNYVTLKLPSGEVRLIRRECYATIGQVGNTDARNLSAGKAGRNRWKGRRPKVRGSVMNPVDHPHGGGEGRAPIGRSGPVTPWGKPTLGAKTRNRKKLSSKLIIRRRRKSSKRGRGGRES, encoded by the coding sequence ATGGGTACTCGTTCTTATCGCCCTTATACCCCCAGCACCCGCCAAGTTACAGTTTCTGACTTTGCGGAAATCACAAAAACCGAGCCAGAAAAATCCCTAACTACCTCGAAGCATCGCGCCAAAGGTCGGAATAATACTGGGCGGATTACTAGTCGTCGCCGGGGTGGCGGACACAAACAACTTTACCGGATCATCGATTTTAAAAGGGATAAACATAATATTCCTGCCAAAGTCGCAGCAGTTGAATACGATCCTAACCGCAATGCCCGAATTGCCCTTTTGTATTACCAAGATGGCGAAAAACGGTACATCCTCCATCCCAACGGGTTGAAAGTTGGAACAATAATTATTTCTGGGCCTGAAGCTCCCTTTGAAGATGGTAATGCTTTACCTCTCTCAAGGATTCCCTTGGGTACTGGTGTTCACAACGTAGAACTGACTCCTGGTAAAGGTGGTCAAATTGTGCGTGCTGCTGGTGCTAGCGCTCAAGTTGTGGCAAAAGAAGGTAATTATGTAACTCTCAAGTTGCCTTCAGGAGAAGTCCGCTTGATTCGGCGCGAATGCTACGCCACCATTGGGCAAGTAGGCAACACCGATGCGAGAAACCTGAGTGCAGGTAAAGCCGGACGAAATCGTTGGAAAGGCCGCCGTCCTAAGGTTAGAGGTAGCGTCATGAACCCAGTGGATCACCCACATGGTGGTGGTGAGGGTAGGGCACCTATCGGTAGATCGGGGCCTGTTACACCTTGGGGTAAACCCACATTGGGCGCGAAGACACGCAATCGTAAGAAACTTAGCAGCAAATTGATTATCCGTCGTCGCCGTAAGTCTTCTAAACGCGGTCGTGGTGGTCGTGAGTCTTAA
- the rpsS gene encoding 30S ribosomal protein S19: MGRSLKKGPFVADHLLKKIEKLNDNNRKEVIKTWSRASTILPLMVGHTIAVHNGRQHVPVFVNEQMVGHKLGEFAPTRTYRGHGKSDKKAGR, encoded by the coding sequence ATGGGTCGTTCTCTAAAAAAAGGTCCTTTCGTTGCGGATCATCTCTTAAAAAAAATTGAAAAGCTCAATGACAACAACAGAAAAGAAGTTATTAAAACTTGGTCAAGAGCTTCGACAATTTTGCCTCTAATGGTAGGTCATACTATAGCTGTTCACAACGGACGCCAACACGTTCCAGTTTTTGTAAATGAACAGATGGTAGGTCACAAGTTGGGTGAATTTGCCCCGACACGTACCTACAGAGGTCATGGAAAAAGCGACAAAAAAGCAGGTAGGTAG
- the rplV gene encoding 50S ribosomal protein L22, which produces MATNTTEVKAIARFIRISAYKVRRVLDQIRGRSYREALIILEFMPYRATEPILKVLRSAAANAEHNAGLDRTQLVITQAYADQGPSLKRFQPRAQGRAYQIRKPTCHITVAVGAAPEK; this is translated from the coding sequence ATGGCTACTAATACTACTGAAGTAAAAGCGATCGCTCGTTTTATCCGCATCTCAGCCTACAAAGTGCGTCGGGTACTCGATCAAATTCGCGGGCGATCGTACCGCGAAGCATTAATCATCCTAGAATTCATGCCCTATCGCGCCACTGAACCCATATTGAAGGTTCTCAGAAGCGCTGCTGCAAATGCCGAACACAACGCTGGGTTAGATCGGACTCAACTAGTGATTACTCAGGCTTATGCCGATCAAGGGCCATCGCTAAAGCGGTTCCAACCAAGAGCGCAAGGTCGAGCTTACCAAATTCGCAAACCGACGTGTCATATTACTGTGGCTGTTGGAGCCGCCCCAGAAAAATAA
- the rpsC gene encoding 30S ribosomal protein S3 encodes MGQKIHPVGFRLGITHEHQSRWFAVSDRYPELLQEDYKLRQYIEQKLGRQAQNNAGISEVRIERKADQIDLEVRTARPGVVVGRGGQGIESLRTGLQGLLGSNRQIRINVVEVQRVDADAYLIAEYIAQQLERRVSFRRVVRQSIQRAQRAGVQGIKIQVSGRLNGAEIARTEWTREGRVPLHTLRADIDYSYCTAKTVYGILGIKVWVFKGEIIPGQEPDPLPPASRDRERDPRDRERDPRRRQQQRRRQQFEDRSNEG; translated from the coding sequence GTGGGACAGAAGATTCATCCAGTTGGTTTTCGCCTGGGTATTACACATGAGCATCAATCCCGTTGGTTTGCTGTTTCTGATCGTTATCCAGAACTTTTACAAGAAGACTACAAACTGCGTCAATATATAGAACAAAAACTGGGTAGGCAGGCTCAAAACAACGCCGGAATTTCCGAGGTGCGGATTGAGCGCAAAGCCGACCAAATCGACTTAGAAGTACGCACCGCTAGACCTGGTGTAGTAGTGGGTCGTGGTGGACAAGGTATCGAATCCTTACGTACCGGACTCCAAGGATTGTTAGGTAGTAATCGCCAAATTCGCATTAACGTAGTTGAAGTTCAACGAGTTGATGCTGATGCCTACCTAATTGCCGAATACATTGCTCAACAATTAGAACGCCGGGTGTCCTTTCGGCGGGTAGTGCGGCAATCGATTCAACGGGCCCAACGCGCTGGTGTCCAAGGTATTAAAATCCAAGTTAGCGGTCGGCTCAACGGTGCAGAAATTGCCCGGACAGAGTGGACTCGTGAAGGTAGAGTACCTTTACATACGTTACGGGCTGACATTGACTACTCTTATTGCACGGCAAAGACTGTTTACGGCATTTTGGGCATCAAAGTATGGGTGTTTAAGGGAGAAATTATTCCTGGACAGGAACCAGATCCGCTACCACCAGCAAGCCGCGATCGCGAACGTGATCCCCGCGATCGCGAACGTGATCCCCGTCGTCGTCAACAACAACGTCGTCGCCAGCAATTTGAAGACCGCTCAAATGAAGGATAA
- the rplP gene encoding 50S ribosomal protein L16 — MLSPRRTKFRKQQRGRMEGLATRGSTLNFGDFALQAQEPAWITSRQIEASRRAMTRYIRRGGQIWIRIFPDKPVTMRPAETRMGSGKGNPEFWVAVVKPGRILFEIGGVSEEIAREAMRLASFKLPIKTKFIVRSQPQEQE, encoded by the coding sequence ATGTTAAGCCCTAGAAGAACTAAATTCCGCAAACAACAGCGCGGACGGATGGAGGGACTAGCCACCCGTGGTAGCACCCTCAACTTCGGTGATTTTGCACTCCAAGCGCAAGAACCTGCTTGGATTACCTCGCGGCAAATTGAGGCTTCTCGTCGGGCAATGACCCGTTATATTCGTCGGGGTGGACAAATCTGGATTCGGATTTTCCCTGATAAACCTGTAACCATGCGTCCTGCTGAAACCCGGATGGGTTCCGGTAAAGGTAATCCAGAGTTTTGGGTAGCTGTAGTCAAGCCAGGACGAATTTTGTTTGAAATCGGTGGGGTTTCTGAAGAAATCGCCCGTGAAGCTATGCGTTTGGCTTCATTTAAACTGCCTATAAAAACTAAGTTTATTGTGCGCTCTCAACCACAGGAGCAGGAGTAA
- the rpmC gene encoding 50S ribosomal protein L29 — protein sequence MPLPKISEARELSDEKLSEEIVAIKRQLFQLRLQKATRQLEKPHQFRQMRHRLAQLLTLETERKRAASQSAKEEK from the coding sequence ATGCCTCTTCCCAAAATTTCAGAAGCAAGAGAATTAAGTGACGAGAAACTCTCTGAAGAAATTGTCGCAATCAAAAGACAACTATTTCAGTTGCGCTTGCAAAAAGCTACAAGGCAATTAGAAAAGCCTCACCAGTTTCGACAAATGCGCCACCGCCTAGCCCAATTGCTGACGCTAGAGACAGAACGCAAACGGGCAGCAAGTCAATCGGCTAAAGAAGAAAAGTAG
- the rpsQ gene encoding 30S ribosomal protein S17, protein MAVKERVGLVVSDKMQKTVVVAIENRAPHPKYGKIVVNTQRYKVHDEENKCKVGDRVRIQETRPLSKTKRWKITEVLNVKPT, encoded by the coding sequence ATGGCAGTTAAAGAACGAGTTGGCTTGGTAGTGAGCGATAAAATGCAAAAAACTGTGGTAGTAGCCATAGAAAACCGCGCTCCTCACCCCAAGTACGGCAAAATTGTGGTTAACACCCAACGATATAAAGTTCACGACGAAGAAAATAAGTGTAAAGTAGGCGATCGCGTTCGCATTCAGGAAACAAGACCCCTGAGCAAAACCAAGCGCTGGAAAATCACAGAAGTCCTGAACGTCAAGCCTACTTAA
- the rplN gene encoding 50S ribosomal protein L14: MIQPQTYLNVADNSGARKLMCIRILGGGNRRYGFIGDKIIAVVKDATPNMAVKKSDVVEAVIVRTRKAVSRDSGMSIRFDDNAAVIINKDGNPRGTRVFGPVARELRDKNFTKIVSLAPEVL; this comes from the coding sequence GTGATTCAACCCCAGACTTACCTGAATGTCGCAGATAATAGCGGTGCCCGTAAACTAATGTGCATCCGCATCTTAGGCGGGGGCAACCGTCGTTATGGTTTTATCGGTGATAAGATTATCGCCGTTGTCAAAGATGCTACACCTAACATGGCTGTAAAAAAGTCTGATGTTGTGGAAGCAGTAATTGTCCGCACTCGTAAAGCTGTAAGTCGTGACAGTGGCATGAGCATTCGCTTTGATGATAACGCTGCTGTAATCATCAACAAAGACGGTAATCCTAGAGGCACACGGGTTTTTGGCCCAGTTGCACGGGAACTACGCGATAAAAACTTTACCAAAATTGTTTCTCTGGCTCCGGAGGTGCTTTAA
- the rplX gene encoding 50S ribosomal protein L24 — MATKQGTPKVFHKMHVKTGDTVQVIAGKDKGKVGEIIQALPQLSKVIVKGVNIKTKHVKPQQEGESGRILTQEFPIHSSNVMLYSTKQNVASRVCYTFTSEGKKVRKLKKTGEILDK; from the coding sequence ATGGCAACCAAACAGGGTACGCCCAAAGTATTCCACAAAATGCACGTCAAAACTGGCGACACCGTACAAGTGATTGCTGGCAAAGACAAAGGAAAAGTTGGTGAAATTATCCAGGCACTTCCCCAACTGAGTAAAGTCATCGTCAAAGGTGTCAACATTAAAACCAAGCACGTCAAACCCCAGCAAGAAGGGGAATCAGGGCGGATTCTCACCCAAGAGTTCCCAATTCATAGCTCCAACGTGATGCTTTATTCCACTAAGCAAAACGTTGCCAGTCGTGTTTGTTATACCTTTACATCAGAAGGGAAAAAAGTCAGGAAACTTAAAAAAACTGGCGAGATTCTGGATAAATAG
- the rplE gene encoding 50S ribosomal protein L5, with translation MATTRLKTLYQETIVPKLINQFQYTNVHQVPKLVKVTINRGLGEAAQNAKSLEASINEIALVTGQKPVVTRAKKAIAGFKIRQGMPVGIMVTLRAERMYAFFDRLVSLSLPRIRDFRGVSPKSFDGRGNYTLGVREQLIFPEVEYDSIDQVRGMDISIITTAKNDEEGRALLKELGMPFRDQ, from the coding sequence ATGGCGACAACAAGACTCAAAACCTTATATCAAGAGACAATCGTCCCCAAACTGATCAATCAGTTTCAATATACCAACGTTCATCAAGTACCGAAGTTGGTAAAGGTTACTATTAACCGGGGTTTGGGTGAAGCAGCTCAAAATGCGAAGTCGCTGGAAGCATCCATTAATGAAATTGCCTTGGTAACAGGTCAAAAACCAGTGGTGACACGGGCGAAAAAGGCGATCGCTGGTTTTAAGATTCGTCAAGGGATGCCTGTGGGGATCATGGTTACTCTCAGAGCCGAACGGATGTATGCCTTTTTCGACAGACTAGTTAGCCTGTCACTACCCAGAATTCGAGATTTTCGCGGCGTTAGCCCTAAAAGCTTTGACGGACGCGGTAACTATACTCTGGGTGTCAGAGAACAGCTAATTTTTCCAGAAGTCGAATACGACAGCATCGATCAAGTACGTGGGATGGATATTTCCATCATCACCACAGCAAAAAACGACGAAGAGGGACGCGCCTTACTTAAAGAATTAGGAATGCCCTTTCGCGATCAATAA
- the rpsH gene encoding 30S ribosomal protein S8 has protein sequence MAANDTIADMLTRIRNANLARHQTTQVPATKMTRSIAKVLREEGFIAEIEEAEEGVKHNLVISLKYKGKNRQPLITALKRVSKPGLRVYSNRKELPRVLGGIGIAIISTSSGIMTDREARRQNLGGEVLCYVW, from the coding sequence ATGGCGGCTAACGACACAATTGCAGATATGCTGACGCGCATCCGCAATGCCAACCTGGCGCGGCATCAAACTACACAAGTGCCAGCTACAAAAATGACCCGGAGCATTGCCAAAGTGCTACGGGAGGAAGGCTTTATTGCTGAAATCGAGGAAGCAGAAGAAGGGGTAAAACACAATCTGGTGATTTCCCTAAAATACAAAGGTAAAAACCGTCAGCCTCTGATCACCGCCTTAAAGCGAGTGAGTAAGCCTGGCTTGCGTGTTTATTCCAACAGAAAAGAATTACCAAGGGTACTAGGCGGCATTGGCATTGCCATTATTTCTACATCCAGTGGCATTATGACTGACCGCGAAGCGCGGCGTCAGAACTTGGGTGGCGAAGTGCTTTGTTACGTTTGGTAG
- the rplF gene encoding 50S ribosomal protein L6 has protein sequence MSRIGKRPITIPAKVQVAIDGTNIVVKGPKGELSRTLTPNVSLSQEGDILQVNRRDETRTSKQLHGLSRTLVANMVEGVSQGFQRRLEIQGVGYRAQVQGRNLVLNMGYSHQVQIEPPEGIQFAVEGTTNVIVSGYDKEIVGNTAAKIRAVRPPEPYKGKGIRYAGEVVRRKAGKTGKGGKK, from the coding sequence ATGTCTCGTATCGGTAAACGTCCAATTACTATTCCCGCCAAAGTTCAAGTGGCGATCGATGGTACGAATATTGTGGTGAAAGGCCCGAAAGGAGAACTTTCTCGCACTCTCACACCTAATGTTTCACTCTCTCAAGAGGGAGACATATTACAGGTAAATCGTCGGGATGAAACTCGTACCTCAAAGCAACTACACGGCTTGAGCCGGACTTTAGTTGCCAACATGGTCGAGGGAGTTTCCCAAGGTTTTCAACGCCGTTTAGAAATTCAAGGTGTTGGCTACCGGGCACAAGTTCAAGGGCGTAACCTAGTTTTGAATATGGGTTATAGCCATCAAGTGCAAATTGAACCACCAGAAGGAATTCAGTTTGCAGTAGAAGGTACCACTAACGTCATTGTTAGCGGCTATGACAAAGAAATCGTAGGCAACACAGCCGCCAAAATTCGTGCAGTTCGTCCACCAGAACCTTACAAAGGTAAAGGCATTCGCTATGCCGGTGAAGTGGTCAGACGGAAAGCTGGTAAGACTGGTAAGGGTGGTAAGAAGTAG
- the rplR gene encoding 50S ribosomal protein L18, which translates to MKLTRRESKNRRHRRVRGKVIGSTERPRLAVFRSNEHIYAQIIDDTQHQTIVAASTVEPELKSSLASCANRDASVQVGKLIAVRSLEKGITKVVFDRGGNLYHGRVKALADAAREAGLDF; encoded by the coding sequence ATGAAACTTACTCGTAGAGAATCAAAAAACCGTCGTCATCGGCGCGTTCGTGGCAAAGTTATTGGCTCTACAGAACGTCCGCGTTTAGCGGTATTTCGTTCTAATGAGCATATTTATGCCCAGATAATTGATGATACTCAGCATCAAACCATCGTGGCAGCATCGACTGTAGAACCAGAACTGAAATCTAGTTTAGCGTCATGTGCAAACCGCGACGCATCTGTGCAAGTTGGTAAATTGATCGCAGTGCGATCGCTAGAAAAAGGCATCACCAAAGTAGTATTTGATCGCGGTGGTAACTTATATCATGGTCGTGTCAAAGCATTAGCTGATGCAGCCCGCGAAGCTGGTTTAGATTTCTAA
- the rpsE gene encoding 30S ribosomal protein S5 yields the protein MATERKSRTKRAKKEETTWQERVIQIRRVSKVVKGGKKLSFRAIVVVGNERGQVGVGVGKASDVIGAVKKGVADGKKHLIDIPITKSNSIPHPINGVGGGAKVMMRPASPGTGVIAGGAVRTVLELAGVRNVLAKQLGSNNPLNNARAAVNALSTLRTLAEVAEDRGIPIESLYI from the coding sequence ATGGCAACAGAGCGTAAAAGTAGAACAAAGCGTGCCAAAAAAGAAGAAACCACTTGGCAGGAACGGGTTATCCAAATCCGACGCGTGAGCAAGGTCGTTAAAGGTGGTAAAAAACTCAGCTTCCGAGCGATCGTTGTTGTGGGTAACGAACGTGGTCAAGTTGGTGTCGGAGTAGGCAAAGCCTCAGATGTAATTGGCGCCGTCAAAAAAGGCGTAGCCGACGGCAAAAAACACCTCATTGATATACCCATCACCAAATCCAACTCCATCCCCCATCCCATTAATGGTGTAGGTGGCGGTGCGAAAGTTATGATGCGTCCAGCCTCACCTGGTACTGGGGTAATTGCAGGTGGTGCTGTGCGGACTGTACTGGAATTGGCAGGAGTTCGTAACGTCTTAGCCAAGCAACTTGGCTCTAACAATCCGCTCAATAATGCTAGAGCCGCAGTCAATGCCTTATCTACACTGCGGACTCTTGCTGAAGTCGCGGAAGATCGCGGTATTCCTATTGAAAGTCTCTACATTTAG
- the rplO gene encoding 50S ribosomal protein L15, with product MRLNDVKPQKGSKKRKKRVARGISAGQGASAGLGMRGQKSRSGSGTRPGFEGGQQPLYRRLPKLKGFPIVNQKIYTTINVEKLGSLPANTEVTLTSLKAAGILTAVKGPLKILGNGELSIPLKVQAAAFTGSARSKIEAAGGSCEVL from the coding sequence ATGAGACTCAACGATGTTAAGCCGCAAAAAGGCTCAAAGAAACGCAAGAAGCGTGTAGCGAGAGGTATTTCTGCCGGTCAAGGTGCCAGTGCTGGTTTAGGTATGCGAGGTCAAAAATCTCGTTCTGGTAGCGGGACTCGTCCAGGTTTTGAAGGTGGTCAACAGCCATTGTACCGCCGCTTACCTAAGCTGAAGGGCTTTCCGATTGTTAATCAGAAGATTTACACTACGATTAATGTAGAGAAGCTAGGCTCCCTTCCTGCTAATACGGAAGTAACTTTGACCTCCTTGAAAGCCGCAGGTATCCTGACTGCTGTCAAGGGGCCATTGAAAATTTTAGGTAACGGGGAATTGAGCATTCCGCTCAAGGTACAAGCGGCAGCTTTCACAGGTTCAGCTCGTAGCAAAATTGAGGCAGCTGGTGGTAGTTGTGAAGTCTTATGA